TGACATAGGGCGAACCATGCGGCGCATCGCACCTGCAACGCCTAAAGGAGCGGTTCGCCGGCGGGCGCCGCTGCGACCTCAGATCACGCGCCCACGCTCGCGCGAGTTTCGGTGAGCACCAGATCGACGACGCGGCGCAGCGCTTCCTCGCGCGTATCCCCTTCCAGCCGCCGGAGTCGATACAGATCGAGTTGCCGGTCGGCGCCGGTCCCTTCGCGGATGATGGTGGGCGCGTGGCGCAACTCTGCCTCGCAGCCGAGCGCGCGGGCGTCGTCGGCCAGGTCCTCGACCAGCTCGTCCGTCAAGTCGCTGATGTCCTTCCGCCCGCCGCCGCGCTCGTCCCCAAAGAAGGCGAGAACGCCGTAGCGCTGGGCCAGCCAGCGATTCTCGGCAATGATTTCGGTCGGCGGCTCCGGCGGCAGCGCGCCGTCCCGGTGCTGGCGAAGCAAGCGTCGGACGAGCGACGCGTAGATGGCCACAATGCACATGGCGTCGTCGATGCGCGTGCAGACATCGCAGATGCGCATCTCGATCGTCGGATGGGCATGGGAAGGGCGAATATCCCACCACAGCTCGCTGCCGTCGGCGATGAACTCCATGCGCTGGTAGTCGGCCACCAGCCGGTCATAGTCGGCGCGCGACCACAGGGGCCCGGGCAGGCTGGTCCGCGGCAGGTTGCCCGCCAGATTCAAACGGTAGGACTTGAAGCCGGTGTCGTGGCCTCCGTTGAACGGCGAGTTGGTTGAGAGCGCGTGGAGCAGCGGCAGGTAGCGCCGCATGGCGGTCATCACCCGAATGCGCTCATCCGGGTCGCCGAATCCCGCGTGGATGTGCATGCCGCCGATCAGAAACCGGCGAACGCTCTCCTGATACGTCGTGGCGAAGCGTTCATAGCGTTCGCGCGGGGTGGTGGCCTGCGCCCGCCATGCCGCGAAGGGATGGGTCGAGGCCGCCATCACCGCAGCCCCATAGGTCTCAGCCGCTTGGGTGACGATGCGGCGGGTCTCCAGCAGCGCGGCGCGAATCTCGGCCACCGATGCGCAAACCCGGGAGATCGCCTCGATCTGGGTGCGCAGCAGCTCGCGTGAAACCTCGTGCGGCCCACTGCCCGCCGCAGCAGTTTCGAAAATGCGAACGTCAGGGTCGGCAAGCAGGTCGCGCGACGCGGGATCGACGAGAAAGAACTCCTCCTCGATTCCAAGTGTGATCGCCAGGCCGTCTTGGGCCTCGCTGCCCGTCTGCGACTGCATCGTTTACCCGGTCCTTCCGTCGCTGGCACTGACGCCAGCATAGCCAGCAGCTTCAGAACTACCGCGTGGCGACGGCGGCGGTCAGAACGTCGCGGGTCCTTGCAGAATCCCGGCGGACGAAGGATGGCCGTGCGAATCCCGTGCGCTCCCAGGCTGAGTGACCGGTGGCTCCCCGCATTCAGAGACCGTTGCAACAGTGGCCGACATGCCAGGCCCAAGTGTCCGATCGCCCTCACCCAACCCTCTTCCATCAAGGCAGAGGGGACCGGACCTGCTCTCTACTCTGCACGGAAGAGATCACGCAAGGGTCTCCCTTCGCGGGAATGACAAGGGAGGCACGGGCGTCGCGGCAGGGATCCCCATCCCAGCCTTCCCCTCGCGGGGAAACGAGCCGGAGCCGGACCGGAGCGCTCGCCGAACTACTCGGGATTGAACCGGCGCAGGCGGCTCGCCACCATCAGCGTCTCGACGAACATTGTGGCGACGGTTGTCGGTCGGATCGTGCTGGGATACCGGTCACGCACGATCACGGGCGCCTCGACGATGGTGCGGAACCCAAGCCGAATTGCCAGCGCCAACGCCTCGATGTCAAAGGCAAAGCCGGACGTGCGCACGTGAGGAAACACCCGCTCGACGACCGGCGCCGCATAGATCTTCAGCCCGACCTGCGTGTCGCGCACGGCCAGACCGAAGAGCAAGCGCGTAAGTTGCCGGTATCCCCAGCTATAGACGCGACGCGCCAGCGGATACTCGACCACGGACTGGGCGTGCAGCTTCGATCCGACCACGATGTCCGCCCCCGACTCCACGTGGAGCCGATAGGCCTCCACGAGGCAGTGCGGGGGAATGTCTCCGCCACCGTCGAGAAAGGCCCGCGAGCGCCCGGCAACCGCCAGCAGCCCGCGTCGCACGGCCTCGCCCTTGCCCGCGTTCCGCTCATGCACCGCGACGCGCAACCGATCGTGCTCGGTTTTCGCGAGCGCGTCCGACGTGCCGTCCTCATCGCCATCGACAACGACCAGCACCTCGTAGTCGCAGCCAAGGCCGTCCAG
The genomic region above belongs to Chloroflexota bacterium and contains:
- a CDS encoding carboxylate-amine ligase, which codes for MQSQTGSEAQDGLAITLGIEEEFFLVDPASRDLLADPDVRIFETAAAGSGPHEVSRELLRTQIEAISRVCASVAEIRAALLETRRIVTQAAETYGAAVMAASTHPFAAWRAQATTPRERYERFATTYQESVRRFLIGGMHIHAGFGDPDERIRVMTAMRRYLPLLHALSTNSPFNGGHDTGFKSYRLNLAGNLPRTSLPGPLWSRADYDRLVADYQRMEFIADGSELWWDIRPSHAHPTIEMRICDVCTRIDDAMCIVAIYASLVRRLLRQHRDGALPPEPPTEIIAENRWLAQRYGVLAFFGDERGGGRKDISDLTDELVEDLADDARALGCEAELRHAPTIIREGTGADRQLDLYRLRRLEGDTREEALRRVVDLVLTETRASVGA
- a CDS encoding glycosyltransferase family 2 protein, whose product is MTADAPLEPFEQVDTPIEELPDLSVVIPTYRQSDVIGHQVGEVLRALDGLGCDYEVLVVVDGDEDGTSDALAKTEHDRLRVAVHERNAGKGEAVRRGLLAVAGRSRAFLDGGGDIPPHCLVEAYRLHVESGADIVVGSKLHAQSVVEYPLARRVYSWGYRQLTRLLFGLAVRDTQVGLKIYAAPVVERVFPHVRTSGFAFDIEALALAIRLGFRTIVEAPVIVRDRYPSTIRPTTVATMFVETLMVASRLRRFNPE